GCATCCAGGAACGCGATCCTCACGCCGGCACCCTGATTTTCCGATTGCACCCCCGGCCGACCGGTGCTAGGCATTTCGTTTGCGCGGAGTTCGCCATGCGGCGGCGCGAACTTAACACGTTCCGGAAGCTGCTTCACGAGCGGCGCCACGAGCTGCTCGCGGAAGCGCTCCGGACGGTCGACGGCATGGGCGAGAACGACGAGCAGTTCCCGGACCCGACCGACCGGGCCTCGCTCGAGGACAACCGCAACCTGACGCTGCGCATCCGCGACCGCGAGCGGAAGCTCATCTCGAAGATCGACGAGGCGCTCGGGCGCATCGACGACGGCTCCTACGGGAAGTGCGAAGAGTGCGGGGGGGACATCGGCATCGCGCGCCTGAGGGCGCGGCCCGTCACCACCCTCTGCATCGACTGCAAGTCGCTCCAGGAAGCGCAGGAGCGTAGACTCCGCACCCCGTGACGCCGCGCAAAGCGGTCATCCCGGCTGCAGGGCTCGGCACCCGTTTCCTGCCGGCCACGAAGGCCGTACCGAAGGAGATGCTGCCGATCGTCGACGTCCCGACGATCCAGTACGTCGTGCAGGAGGCCGTCGACTCGGGGCTCGGCGAGATCGTCCTCGTCACCGGGCGCGGCAAGAGCGCCATCGAGGACCACTTCGACTTCGCGCCCGAGCTCGAGCGCTTCCTCGAAGAGAAGGGCAAGCGCGACCTCTTACAGCAGGTGCGAGACATCGCACGGATGGTTCACGTCGTCTCCGTGCGGCAGCAGGAGCCGCACGGGCTCGGGCACGCGGTGCTGGCCGCGCGGCACGCGGTCGGCAACGAGCCGTTCGCCGTCCTCCTCGGCGACGACATCATCGACGCCCCCGTGCCCTGCATCCGCCAGCTCCTCGACGTGTACGCCACGCGCGGCCCGGTGATCGCGCTGCGCGCCGTGCCCGCCGAGCAGACGCCGCTCTACGGCGTGATCGCGGGTAAGCGGGTGGCCGATCGGCTCCACCGCATCGAGTCGCTGGTCGAGAAGCCTCCCGCCGGCACGGCGCCGACCAACCTCGCGATCGTGCCCGGCCGGTACGTGCTGCCCCCCGAGATCTTCGACATCCTCGCGCGCACCCCGCCGGGCAAGGGGGGCGAGATCCAGCTGACCGACGGCCTGCAGATCCTCGCCCGCGAGCACACGTTGCACGGCTACGAGGTCGAGGGCGAGCGCTACGACGCCGGCGAGAAGGTCGGCTTCATCGAGGCGACGGTCGCCTTCGCCCTCAAGCGGCCCGACCTCGGGCCGCGGCTCCGGCCCGTCCTACGCCGGCTCCTCGAGCGCTAGGAGCGCGACCCAAGACTTCTTGGGTCGCGGGCACGGACGCGAGCATGTGGCGCTCGCGGCACGCGCGACCGCCGTGCCGCGGCTGGCGAAGCCAGCGCGGCACAACCGACACGCGCCGTTCCAGAGGTCTCGCGGCACTCGTGTTTATCGGTTGCCGATTGGGCCTGTCTGCGGTGGCCGTGGAACCGCGCGTGTTCGTCTGCCGCGCTGGCTTCGCCAGCCGCGGCAGGACAGTCGGGCGTGATCGCGACGGAACACCCTCGCGTCCGGTTCGCGACCCAAGATGTCTTGGGTCGCGCTCCTAGCCCGCCTTCCGCCACTTGATCGAGCAGCCGATCGAGTTGTGCTGCTCGGGCGACGGCCGGCGTCCGGCAAGCAGCGCGTCGAGCGCGGCGGCCAGCTCGCGGCGCGCGACCTTCTCGGGCCGCTGCCAGTTGTCGTCGATGCGGCCGTGGTAGGCGAGCTTCCGCTCGCGGTCGAAGACGTAGATGTCCGGCGTGCACACCGCCCCGAAGGCGCGGGCCACGTCCTGCGACGCGTCGATCAGGTACGGGAAGCCGTATCCCTTCTCGCGCCAGCGGCGGAGGAGGCTCTCGGGCCGGTCGTCGGGATAGTCGGTCGGGTCGTTGGAGCAGATACCGACGAGCTGCACGCCGCGCGGTCCGTACTCGCGGTTGAGCGAGAGGATCCGGTCCTCCACCGCCTGGACGTACGGACAGTGGTTGCAGATGAACATGACCACCAGGACCGGCTTGTCGCGGAAGTCGTCGCGCGCGTGGACCTTGCCGTCGACGGAGGGCAGCCGGAAGTCCGGGCACGGAGCGCCGAGCGCGATCTCGCAACTCTCGGTGAGCGCCATGCGATCTCAGCTAGCGCCGCGCGCGACGCGAGGCAAGGCCGTCAGCCGGCGCGCAGCACGCGGAGGAAGGCCTCGCCGTAGCGCGCGAGCTTCGCGGGACCGACGCCCGGCACGGCGAGGAACCCGGCTTCGTCGGTCGGGCACGCGGCCGCCATGCGCGTGAGGACGGCGTCGCTGAACACGATGTACGCGGGCACGCCCTCGGCGT
The sequence above is a segment of the Deltaproteobacteria bacterium genome. Coding sequences within it:
- a CDS encoding thioredoxin family protein → MALTESCEIALGAPCPDFRLPSVDGKVHARDDFRDKPVLVVMFICNHCPYVQAVEDRILSLNREYGPRGVQLVGICSNDPTDYPDDRPESLLRRWREKGYGFPYLIDASQDVARAFGAVCTPDIYVFDRERKLAYHGRIDDNWQRPEKVARRELAAALDALLAGRRPSPEQHNSIGCSIKWRKAG
- the galU gene encoding UTP--glucose-1-phosphate uridylyltransferase GalU gives rise to the protein MTPRKAVIPAAGLGTRFLPATKAVPKEMLPIVDVPTIQYVVQEAVDSGLGEIVLVTGRGKSAIEDHFDFAPELERFLEEKGKRDLLQQVRDIARMVHVVSVRQQEPHGLGHAVLAARHAVGNEPFAVLLGDDIIDAPVPCIRQLLDVYATRGPVIALRAVPAEQTPLYGVIAGKRVADRLHRIESLVEKPPAGTAPTNLAIVPGRYVLPPEIFDILARTPPGKGGEIQLTDGLQILAREHTLHGYEVEGERYDAGEKVGFIEATVAFALKRPDLGPRLRPVLRRLLER
- the dksA gene encoding RNA polymerase-binding protein DksA, translated to MRRRELNTFRKLLHERRHELLAEALRTVDGMGENDEQFPDPTDRASLEDNRNLTLRIRDRERKLISKIDEALGRIDDGSYGKCEECGGDIGIARLRARPVTTLCIDCKSLQEAQERRLRTP